One window of the Triticum dicoccoides isolate Atlit2015 ecotype Zavitan chromosome 3B, WEW_v2.0, whole genome shotgun sequence genome contains the following:
- the LOC119274991 gene encoding serine carboxypeptidase-like 17 isoform X1, with amino-acid sequence MEDRSHGLALGVSFLLLLIVAGIAQSDREKNKTTMVSHLPGFHGPLPFSMETGYVEVDDRNGVRLFYYFVQSETSPAEDPVLLWLTGGPGCSSFSGLAYEIGPLSFQPDSYTDGLPELVYRQDSWTKVANVIFLDSPVGAGFSYSATDQGYKSCDTKAVDQTAIFLTKWYEEHPQFLLNPLFIAGDSYSGLIAPPLTFQVAKGIEMGDKPLLNLKGYIIGNPVTDRKFDSPAIVPYAHRMGLISDERYEIYRESCGADTGMNRNIQCKNCHDAIDKCLKGINIHHILEPECSSEHNGNSDSGRMLLDYGNAELGLSDISSECREKGYSMSGIWANNRAVREALGVHKGTVPVWLRCNHGTPYTTDIRSSVEYHRSLTSRGYRSLIYSGDHDMTVPFIGTQAWIRSLGFAVVDEWRPWYATGQVAGFTTLYANNLTFATIKGGGHTAPEYRPKECLAMVDKWLSGRPL; translated from the exons ATGGAAGATAGGAGCCATGGCTTGGCGCTGGGGGTGAgctttctcctcctcctcatcgtcgccgGCATCGCGCAGAGCGACAGAGAGAAGAACAAGACCACTATGGTGAGCCATCTCCCTGGCTTCCATGGCCCCCTTCCCTTCTCCATGGAAACAGGCTATGTGGAAGTGGACGACCGCAATGGCGTCCGCCTCTTCTACTACTTCGTTCAGTCGGAGACGAGCCCGGCGGAGGACCCCGTCTTGCTCTGGCTCACGGGCGGCCCGGGGTGCTCCTCCTTCTCCGGCCTTGCCTACGAGATCG GCCCTCTCAGCTTTCAGCCTGATTCCTACACCGATGGTCTGCCAGAGCTGGTGTACAGACAAGATTCTTGGACCAAG GTTGCCAATGTAATCTTTCTGGATTCCCCTGTTGGAGCTGGCTTTTCATACTCTGCAACAGACCAAGGGTACAAGTCCTGCGACACCAAAGCCGTTGACCAAACTGCCATCTTCCTTACCAAG TGGTATGAGGAGCATCCACAGTTCTTACTGAATCCACTTTTCATTGCCGGAGATTCGTATTCTGGCTTAATTGCGCCTCCGCTAACCTTTCAAGTTGCTAAGG GTATAGAAATGGGCGACAAGCCACTTCTTAATCTGAAG GGTTATATCATAGGCAACCCAGTAACGGATCGCAAGTTCGATTCGCCAGCCATAGTTCCTTATGCCCATAGGATGGGCCTCATATCTGACGAACGATATGAG ATATACAGGGAAAGTTGTGGTGCAGACACCGGTATGAACCGAAACATACAATGTAAAAATTGCCATGACGCGATAGATAAG TGTTTGAAGGGCATAAACATACATCACATCCTAGAACCTGAATGTTCTTCCGAACACAATGGAAATTCAGATAGCGGCAGGATGCTGCTTGACTACGGCAATGCAGAGCTTGGCTTGTCCGATATTTCTTCGGAGTGCAGA GAGAAAGGATACAGCATGTCCGGCATCTGGGCAAACAACAGGGCGGTGAGGGAGGCTCTGGGTGTTCACAAGGGAACTGTTCCTGTGTGGCTGAGGTGCAACCACGGCACGCCATACACCACCGACATCAGGAGCAGCGTGGAGTATCACCGGAGCCTGACCAGCAGAGGCTACCGGAGCCTGATCTACAGCGGCGACCACGACATGACGGTGCCTTTCATTGGCACCCAGGCGTGGATCCGCTCCCTCGGCTTCGCCGTCGTCGATGAGTGGAGGCCATGGTATGCCACCGGCCAAGTTGCTGG GTTTACAACGCTCTACGCCAACAATCTCACTTTTGCGACGATCAAG
- the LOC119274993 gene encoding uncharacterized protein LOC119274993, which produces MSLKGYHEASLHPPAAYDAAAAAPEAAEWDWGEALLDRSAYMVDKKDHEKNHTSACRRFRRSLHNREVEVEMQVSLFMAPPPRVSYFCCSANCTDNDHGEQGDTPRLFIREPWMIATEGDLALFTLCHGHNRSFYSESSNYDYFLYQAAASPAGKPELTRLPRPQPNMLPAFGSRCFPTGSIGILRYCSNIPTAAHKIPLTPPTPIPSPSVALPRPQSIPFTPPTSVLSPSVALPRPQSIPFTPPTSVLSPSVTSYSQARPKDDACDAYRIAALAYDPFHPSHSGYYLCTYDSKDPRWRRTPAASPQPPPPEDFVSSKVITIRRSGSGSCSGIMGWVDLWSGMLLCDVLAAAADTLCIPLHYLTFPEPRQLRTELPLATDIGYHFRDIALANDSGIIRFVDLQVHAEPSPRSQTPSGWTVVTWTLEGLNGGLDALFFRQEHEIHSGHIHGYNLPQSLFVSNPILSSDRDGVLYLLTNASSENTNNMPSKVIALDLNQKMLLDVQEFDRQRPSSYMTTSISSYLMPAAAVSKEKESMKRRAPKSMGSARKKQPAIANPAAVGGKGDVGDAMDLSQ; this is translated from the exons ATGTCGCTGAAAGGCTACCACGAAGCCTCACTGCATCCGCCGGCTGCGtatgacgcggcggcggcggcgccggaggcagCGGAGTGGGACTGGGGGGAAGCCCTCCTCGACAGATCCGCCTACATGGTCGACAAGAAAGACCACGAGAAAAACCATACCTCCGCCTGCCGTCGATTTCGGAGGAGCCTGCACAacagggaggtggaggtggagatgCAGGTCAGCCTGTTCATGGCGCCGCCGCCTCGCGTTTCCTACTTTTGCTGCTCCGCCAACTGCACCGACAACGACCACGGTGAACAAGGAGACACCCCCCGCTTGTTCATCCGCGAGCCTTGGATGATCGCCACGGAGGGTGACCTTGCCCTCTTCACTCTCTGCCACGGCCACAACCGTTCCTTCTACTCCGAAAGCAGCaactacgactacttcctctaccagGCAGCAGCCTCACCGGCGGGGAAGCCGGAACTCACCCGGCTCCCGCGGCCCCAACCCAACATGCTACCAGCTTTCGGAAGTCGCTGCTTCCCTACCGGCAGTATTGGCATCTTGCGTTACTGCAGCAACATCCCCACCGCCGCCCACAAAATCCCCTTGACGCCCCCCACCCCTATCCCCAGCCCCTCCGTCGCCCTTCCCCGCCCCCAAAGTATCCCCTTCACGCCCCCCACTTCCGTCCTCAGCCCCTCCGTCGCCCTTCCCCGCCCCCAAAGTATCCCCTTCACGCCCCCCACTTCCGTCCTCAGCCCCTCCGTCACCTCATATTCTCAAGCCCGCCCCAAGGATGATGCCTGTGATGCCTACAGGATTGCGGCGCTAGCCTACGACCCTTTCCACCCCAGCCATTCCGGATACTACCTCTGCACCTACGACTCCAAGGACCCTCGGTGGAGACGCACGCCCGCTGCCTCTCCACAGCCACCACCGCCTGAAGACTTTGTGTCCAGCAAGGTCATCACCATCCGCCGCTCTGGCTCCGGCTCCTGTTCCGGCATCATGGGCTGGGTCGACCTCTGGAGTGGCATGCTCCTCTGTGACGTGCTCGCTGCCGCCGCCGACACCCTCTGCATCCCGCTTCACTATCTCACCTTTCCAGAGCCGAGGCAGCTGCGAACTGAGCTCCCTCTTGCCACAGACATTGGATACCACTTTCGGGACATCGCCCTAGCCAATGACTCCGGCATCATCAGGTTTGTCGACCTTCAGGTCCACGCCGAACCCAGCCCGCGCTCGCAAACTCCTAGTGGCTGGACGGTGGTCACGTGGACCTTGGAGGGGCTCAATGGCGGTCTGGATGCCCTGTTTTTCCGGCAGGAGCACGAGATCCATTCTGGACATATCCACGGCTACAACCTGCCTCAGTCTCTCTTTGTTTCCAACCCCATCCTCAGCTCCGACAGAGATGGCGTCCTCTACCTCTTGACCAATGCCAGCAGCGAAAACACCAACAACATGCCGTCGAAGGTGATTGCTCTTGACCTCAACCAGAAGATGTTGCTGGACGTGCAGGAATTCGACAGGCAAAGACCCAGCTcctacatgaccactagcatctccAGCTATCTCATGCCAGCTGCTGCAG TTTCAAAGGAGAAGGAGAGTATGAAACGGCGTGCGCCAAAGTCTATGGGATCCGCTCGCAAGAAGCAGCCTGCCATCGCTAACCCAGCAGCGgtaggaggaaagggtgatgtcgGGGATGCAATGGACTTGTCACAGTAG
- the LOC119274991 gene encoding serine carboxypeptidase-like 18 isoform X2 encodes MEDRSHGLALGVSFLLLLIVAGIAQSDREKNKTTMVSHLPGFHGPLPFSMETGYVEVDDRNGVRLFYYFVQSETSPAEDPVLLWLTGGPGCSSFSGLAYEIGPLSFQPDSYTDGLPELVYRQDSWTKVANVIFLDSPVGAGFSYSATDQGYKSCDTKAVDQTAIFLTKWYEEHPQFLLNPLFIAGDSYSGLIAPPLTFQVAKGIEMGDKPLLNLKIYRESCGADTGMNRNIQCKNCHDAIDKCLKGINIHHILEPECSSEHNGNSDSGRMLLDYGNAELGLSDISSECREKGYSMSGIWANNRAVREALGVHKGTVPVWLRCNHGTPYTTDIRSSVEYHRSLTSRGYRSLIYSGDHDMTVPFIGTQAWIRSLGFAVVDEWRPWYATGQVAGFTTLYANNLTFATIKGGGHTAPEYRPKECLAMVDKWLSGRPL; translated from the exons ATGGAAGATAGGAGCCATGGCTTGGCGCTGGGGGTGAgctttctcctcctcctcatcgtcgccgGCATCGCGCAGAGCGACAGAGAGAAGAACAAGACCACTATGGTGAGCCATCTCCCTGGCTTCCATGGCCCCCTTCCCTTCTCCATGGAAACAGGCTATGTGGAAGTGGACGACCGCAATGGCGTCCGCCTCTTCTACTACTTCGTTCAGTCGGAGACGAGCCCGGCGGAGGACCCCGTCTTGCTCTGGCTCACGGGCGGCCCGGGGTGCTCCTCCTTCTCCGGCCTTGCCTACGAGATCG GCCCTCTCAGCTTTCAGCCTGATTCCTACACCGATGGTCTGCCAGAGCTGGTGTACAGACAAGATTCTTGGACCAAG GTTGCCAATGTAATCTTTCTGGATTCCCCTGTTGGAGCTGGCTTTTCATACTCTGCAACAGACCAAGGGTACAAGTCCTGCGACACCAAAGCCGTTGACCAAACTGCCATCTTCCTTACCAAG TGGTATGAGGAGCATCCACAGTTCTTACTGAATCCACTTTTCATTGCCGGAGATTCGTATTCTGGCTTAATTGCGCCTCCGCTAACCTTTCAAGTTGCTAAGG GTATAGAAATGGGCGACAAGCCACTTCTTAATCTGAAG ATATACAGGGAAAGTTGTGGTGCAGACACCGGTATGAACCGAAACATACAATGTAAAAATTGCCATGACGCGATAGATAAG TGTTTGAAGGGCATAAACATACATCACATCCTAGAACCTGAATGTTCTTCCGAACACAATGGAAATTCAGATAGCGGCAGGATGCTGCTTGACTACGGCAATGCAGAGCTTGGCTTGTCCGATATTTCTTCGGAGTGCAGA GAGAAAGGATACAGCATGTCCGGCATCTGGGCAAACAACAGGGCGGTGAGGGAGGCTCTGGGTGTTCACAAGGGAACTGTTCCTGTGTGGCTGAGGTGCAACCACGGCACGCCATACACCACCGACATCAGGAGCAGCGTGGAGTATCACCGGAGCCTGACCAGCAGAGGCTACCGGAGCCTGATCTACAGCGGCGACCACGACATGACGGTGCCTTTCATTGGCACCCAGGCGTGGATCCGCTCCCTCGGCTTCGCCGTCGTCGATGAGTGGAGGCCATGGTATGCCACCGGCCAAGTTGCTGG GTTTACAACGCTCTACGCCAACAATCTCACTTTTGCGACGATCAAG